In the Pontibacillus sp. HMF3514 genome, AAAGTAATTATTATAATTCATCAGCTTTCAATGGTAATTGCCATTGAATTGGATCAAATCCATTTTCTACCAGAAATGAATTGGCTCTAGAGAAATGCTTGCTACCAAAGAATCCTTTGTGAGCAGAAAATGGGCTTGGATGTGGTGAAGTTAAAATCAGATGTTTTGATTCATTTAACATTTCACGTTTTTGTTGAGCATGTTTCCCCCATAACATAAAAACAAGAGGATCTTCTCGGTCATTTAAAAGTCGAATTACTTCGTCCGTAAACAATTCCCAGCCCATTCCTTTATGGGAATGAGCATTCTTTTCTCTGACCGTTAGAACTGTATTAAGGAGAATAACACCTTGCTTGGCCCAGTGCAGTAGGTTGCCATGGTTCGGTATTTCTATCCCTACATCTTCATGTAGCTCTTTATAAATATTTCGCAGCGACGGCGGAATTTTAACTCCAGGCTGAACAGAAAAACTAAACCCATGAGCTTGCCCTGGCCCGTGGTAAGGGTCCTGTCCCAGGATAACAACCTTAGCATTATGATAAGGAGTATAATGAAGAGCATTAAAGATGTCATTCATATCTGGATAAATTCTTTGATTGGAATATTCTTGCTTTAAAAACTCGCGTAATTGGAGATAGCTTTGTGATTGGAATGTGGGCTCTAACAAAGGAGCCCAGTCATTATGTAAAGGGTTCATGTCTTGTGCCTCCTAGTGTTGCGATATGTAAAAAGGCAGATGCAAGTAACCTTGCATCTGCCTAGAAGTGTAGCATGCACTATAATGTCAATCAATCTGAAGTTAAGTCGCCAGCTATGATCAATCCGATGGTGCCACTTAAAATAACGCCAAATAACATTGCTGGAAGCATAGCAGATAACATAGAGCATCCCCCTCTATTTGAATGATCCCTAACCTACTTTTATTATAAGTTACAATCACTCTTTATAACTGGAGGAGATTTGGCTATTTTATGAATATTTCTTATTACCCCGACATTTCCCGGGCAAGCGCAACATTCTACAAAATAGCGGTTAGAAGCTAGAAATCTGTCGTTAATTGACGCTATACAAAGATGTAAGCTGATAAATAATTGTTGTTTTTTCTTCAGCCCACTTTAATTCCGTAATAATAGCTGTCCCAATATGCTCTGATTCCTCTTGACGCATAATATCAATTTCTTGATCCATAGGAAATAACCGATAACCTGGTAATTGTAAATGAAATACGTTGTCCTTTTCTCCGATTCTTTCTTCGAGTCCATTTGTAATAATAGCCCATTCCAAGCTTAAAGGCATGTTCATGATTTTCGCCATCCTTTTTTTCTATTTTGCTTTAATCGTAAGATAGACATACGTGTTATTCAAGGGAAACCTTATATTAACCTATGATTAGCTGGTTTCACACTTGCTAAATCGAATTCAGAAACAGTTGTCGTGAAGTCTTGAAAGCAAAATGGGAAGTAAATTTGATGACCTTCAATAATTTTCTGATTCCGATCGAATTTTCGTGCTAGTTGTGGTGATGCATCATTTTCTAAAAGACATTCTAAAATATGCTGAATCGTTTGTAATGCCGCAGTTACTTCCATAATTTCTTGCAACGTGTATTCATCAAGATCTTCCTGACATAATACACCAAATGTCTTTAAATCATCTACATAAGACTCTGAAAAAAACGATGGTAGGATGCTTCGGTGGAAGTGATCAAGTAATGACCGGACATAGGATTGTTGTTCGGGTGTTGATGCTGTAACGACTTTCATAATTGTCCCCCTCTTAATCATTTAAAGTCGTGTTTGTTGTTTATTTTTCTGATAGACAAACCCAGAAAACTTTATGATAGGTAAATAGAATATGTATGATAGCCCTTCAATAGGAGAACGTTTCTGTTATCTATCCTCCATTGAGGACTATATGTCTATTATTTACTATAACATGGCCAATTTAAAATCTTTAAGCAGTAATTATTGGTAGACCCTTACTGAAACGAAAAAGCTAAGCTTGAACCATTAGGTGATGGTGTTATATGAAGTTTTGCTCTTATTTCATTCTTTAATTGTGGTACGTGAGAGATGATACCAAGCATACGATCGCCTTGTTGAAGATCTTTCAAAGTATCGATTGCTTGCTCAAGAGATGCTTCGTCTAATGTTCCAAATCCTTCATCGATAAATAACGTATCAAGTTGAACGCCACCAGCATGAGCTTGTATAACATCTGCCATACCAAGCGCTAAGCTTAAAGCAGCTTTAAACCCTTCACCGCCAGATAAGGTTTTAACTGATCGCTTCTGACCTGTATAGTGATCAATAACCTCTAGGTCCAAGCCACTTTGCGCTCCTCCTTTAGCGCGTTCTTGACTTCGTTCAAGTTGATAGCGATGATCCGTCATTTTGTCTAAACGGATATTTGCTTGAACAATAATCTCATCAAGAAAAGCAGATAACACGTAGCGCTCAAAGGATAATTTATACGTATTATCTCCCTTTGCCAGCTCAGCAAGTTCCCCCATATAGAAGTATTTCTCTTCTGCAGCTTTTCGATCATAAATATAACTTTCCAATTGTTTAAAAATACGTTCGTGATCTCGAATGCGCATTTTAATTTGTTGTTCCTCTTGATAAAGTTGATCAATAGCAACTTCTTGCTTTTCCATAATTTCTAATTGTTCATTTAATTTAGGCGGTTCAACATCTCGTAATTCTTCTTCCAATGCTTTGTAAGAGTCTGCTAACGTTTGTTTCTTATTTAGAAATTCCTCTACTTGCTTACGTATCATTTCTAATTCTTCTTTAGGTAACTTTGCATTCTGATATTCTTCTATGGTTTCAAAACCTTTTTCTTTACACGCCTCTTCCCATTCTTGAAAGGCTTTTTTCTCATGCTGCTCAAGATCTTTCACATAGCCTTTTTGTTGAGTTAATTCTGTTTCAAGTTTTTGTTTTTCTTCTTTCTCCTGTTGATACCTTTTCGTAAGCTCTTCGAAGGATTGAATCCAGGATTTATACCGTTTTTCTTCATATATCACCCATTCATTAAGAGATTGGGCATCTCTGTTTGTTTCTGGTAATTCTTCTTCTAGTTGTTCTAATTTCGTATAAATCCCGAGCCACTTATCATGTACTTGCTGATACTGATTTTGTTGTTCTTGTTCTTTGCTTTCAAGCTCTTTTAGTTTATTTTGTGTTTGCTCAAGCTTCTTCATCTGTTGTTCAATTTCTTGTATTTTTTTTGCTACATGATTTTTGTTTTCAGTTATAGAAGCTTTTTGTTGTTCCCAATAATACTTTTGACCTTCTCTATTTTGTTCCTGAACTGGGGCATGTTCGAGATACGGAGACAAAGCTTCTAATAACTGTTCTACGATATGGCGCTGTGATTGACCCTCTGACTTCGTCTGTATAAATTGATCTTGGAGCTTTTGTAAGTGTTGTTCACCTTGTTGTTGCTTGTTTTTGGCTTCTTGCAAGGTGTGATCAGATATATCTTTGCCTTCAAGTGTAGCCGGAGATGGATGGTCTAATGAACCACATACAGGACATGCTTCTCCTGAAGTTAGGTCAGCGGCAAGAGAAAGAGCTCTATGTTGTTTCAGTTGATCTTCTAATGTGTTCACATGTAGTTGTTTCGCTTCAAGATCAGCTTTAGCTTGTTCGTAATTCTGCTTTACCTGTTGATATTGGTCTCGCAATTTAGAAAGCTTTTTCTCCTCATCCATTAAACGATAAAGCTGTTTGACTCCTTCTTTGAGCTCTTTTTCTTTAGACTCCAGTTCATAATATTGCTTGGATAAAGATTGTGACTCAAATGTAGACTGAGATAATTGATTCACTAGCTTTTGGTTGTTCTCTTTTTCAGACTGTATAGACTTGAGTACACTTTGTTTTTCTTGTTTTTGTTTCTCTAACCGATTAAGTTCCTGTTTTAACTCCTGATAGCGTGTAACTTTTGTAAGATCTTGTTTTGCTTTTTGAATATCTTCTTTAAGCTGTTCACGCTCCGGTTGTCTTTTATCTTCTTCCTGGTATGTCTTTTCCGTTCTAATAAACTTGTTCTGTGACTCTTCTAGTTTTTTCGTTTTTTCTTGAATGTGAACAAGTTGTTTATCTTTTTCCTGCTTCCATTTCTTCGCTTGTTCTTCATAGGATCGAATTGTTTCGGCTTTGTCAGCTTTTTGAACTTTTACCTGTTTGTTTTCGATATCATTCTCATACTGTTTCAGGTCTTTCAGTTCTTGTTCATATTGATCCCGTTTTTGGAATTGTTCCGAAACCTGCTTGTCTTTATAATACTTTTCTTGAGCAGTTTTTAATTGACTTCGTTTTTCTTTTAAGGCTCCTTGATATTCTTCAACGGTTTTCTCATCTTGCTTGAGGTCTTCCTCAAGCTGTTCAAGTGCCTTTGTACTTGATGCGATTCCTTCCTTATCTTCTTCAGACCAGTGAAGCTTCTGAATTTCATCACGTTCTTTTTGTTCGATATTAGAGATGCTTTCTTTTAATTCTTTAGATTCATCTTTCAATCTAGTAGTAATATGTTCGTAAACATAAGTTTGAAAGATCTTTTGTAAGATCTCTTCCCGTTCTTTACTATTCTCAGAAA is a window encoding:
- a CDS encoding uracil-DNA glycosylase; its protein translation is MNPLHNDWAPLLEPTFQSQSYLQLREFLKQEYSNQRIYPDMNDIFNALHYTPYHNAKVVILGQDPYHGPGQAHGFSFSVQPGVKIPPSLRNIYKELHEDVGIEIPNHGNLLHWAKQGVILLNTVLTVREKNAHSHKGMGWELFTDEVIRLLNDREDPLVFMLWGKHAQQKREMLNESKHLILTSPHPSPFSAHKGFFGSKHFSRANSFLVENGFDPIQWQLPLKADEL
- a CDS encoding DUF2584 family protein codes for the protein MNMPLSLEWAIITNGLEERIGEKDNVFHLQLPGYRLFPMDQEIDIMRQEESEHIGTAIITELKWAEEKTTIIYQLTSLYSVN
- a CDS encoding DUF5365 family protein, with protein sequence MKVVTASTPEQQSYVRSLLDHFHRSILPSFFSESYVDDLKTFGVLCQEDLDEYTLQEIMEVTAALQTIQHILECLLENDASPQLARKFDRNQKIIEGHQIYFPFCFQDFTTTVSEFDLASVKPANHRLI
- a CDS encoding AAA family ATPase, coding for MRAITITVEAFGPYAKRQTVDFRDLGYESVFLITGPTGAGKTSVFDAMVYALYGRASGSERDQDTLRSHFAELEQPTEVSFVFDLKDKRYEVVRAPKQMKKKSRGEGYTEQPPRAELYEIAGEEKLLLSSKIKDVNETIESMLHLDYEQFRKMVMIPQGEFRRLISENSKEREEILQKIFQTYVYEHITTRLKDESKELKESISNIEQKERDEIQKLHWSEEDKEGIASSTKALEQLEEDLKQDEKTVEEYQGALKEKRSQLKTAQEKYYKDKQVSEQFQKRDQYEQELKDLKQYENDIENKQVKVQKADKAETIRSYEEQAKKWKQEKDKQLVHIQEKTKKLEESQNKFIRTEKTYQEEDKRQPEREQLKEDIQKAKQDLTKVTRYQELKQELNRLEKQKQEKQSVLKSIQSEKENNQKLVNQLSQSTFESQSLSKQYYELESKEKELKEGVKQLYRLMDEEKKLSKLRDQYQQVKQNYEQAKADLEAKQLHVNTLEDQLKQHRALSLAADLTSGEACPVCGSLDHPSPATLEGKDISDHTLQEAKNKQQQGEQHLQKLQDQFIQTKSEGQSQRHIVEQLLEALSPYLEHAPVQEQNREGQKYYWEQQKASITENKNHVAKKIQEIEQQMKKLEQTQNKLKELESKEQEQQNQYQQVHDKWLGIYTKLEQLEEELPETNRDAQSLNEWVIYEEKRYKSWIQSFEELTKRYQQEKEEKQKLETELTQQKGYVKDLEQHEKKAFQEWEEACKEKGFETIEEYQNAKLPKEELEMIRKQVEEFLNKKQTLADSYKALEEELRDVEPPKLNEQLEIMEKQEVAIDQLYQEEQQIKMRIRDHERIFKQLESYIYDRKAAEEKYFYMGELAELAKGDNTYKLSFERYVLSAFLDEIIVQANIRLDKMTDHRYQLERSQERAKGGAQSGLDLEVIDHYTGQKRSVKTLSGGEGFKAALSLALGMADVIQAHAGGVQLDTLFIDEGFGTLDEASLEQAIDTLKDLQQGDRMLGIISHVPQLKNEIRAKLHITPSPNGSSLAFSFQ